A genomic region of Thermodesulfovibrio aggregans contains the following coding sequences:
- a CDS encoding tetratricopeptide repeat protein produces MSNKIFIWFCMVIFLFAGIGYKKAFSSEPVIITAEGEYVMGNGETMEVAEERAKKAAVQKAAEQAGAYVKSYTKVKNLALESDFIEVIANHSMKIEVIEKKKTVLGDVDAIRFYVKIKATMSQEEIESNLKKVMQDQSIVDSYNRLKSDFEKQNKEMERLKRQLELATGGDKMKIAKLISEEEKKYKANLWLERAQQLSSLFEREEALKAYKKALELNPDLPQAYFGIAKLILDENIGEPIDDKEKEEKLKSLKKAEENINKAILLDENYAEAYALRANIIYKIKWLVGEEEDEKDYNDKVLKDINRALALNAPNKLELYKLQAFIYIDRLQNAVLELIKERRFADSEQKLIDDYINKALNEIEKAASFCNKEDSGCLAQFYRLKANSVYYLAERYYSWFDETKADKYLELMKNYGQKAQEIEDQIELQKYQQYKLEKEKLQEEIKDIDQTEYGKIEHYLYEGGWEERVTGVSFNEIKGKNEEEQEKIAKQIKSRIEKKIASGNATAEEYLFMSFRVDSPLKEDYFNKGISLLEKRNPQGIDALLLVYLCLLYKEGNYDVKMSYIKKAKEIVDRNLPQAQKSLSIDEFMSLVSEMGMVTDDESRVNVTKKLGKLNRQQAEAFFWFGFAAQISSRKAEIYEKLDLLQKAREEYLYLCNTFKDQSACKNAERLK; encoded by the coding sequence TTGAGTAATAAGATATTTATATGGTTTTGTATGGTGATATTTTTATTCGCAGGAATTGGTTATAAAAAGGCATTCTCTTCAGAGCCTGTAATAATTACTGCAGAAGGTGAATATGTAATGGGTAATGGAGAGACAATGGAAGTGGCAGAGGAGAGAGCAAAAAAAGCAGCGGTGCAGAAAGCAGCTGAGCAGGCTGGCGCATATGTAAAAAGCTATACTAAAGTTAAAAATCTTGCCTTAGAAAGTGATTTCATTGAGGTCATTGCAAACCATTCAATGAAAATTGAAGTCATTGAAAAGAAAAAAACAGTTCTCGGGGATGTAGATGCAATAAGGTTTTATGTAAAAATTAAAGCCACCATGTCACAGGAAGAGATAGAAAGCAATCTCAAAAAAGTAATGCAGGATCAAAGCATTGTAGATTCTTACAACAGATTAAAGTCAGATTTTGAAAAACAGAATAAGGAAATGGAAAGACTTAAAAGACAGCTTGAACTTGCAACCGGTGGAGATAAAATGAAAATAGCAAAACTAATTTCTGAAGAAGAGAAAAAGTATAAGGCAAACCTCTGGCTTGAGAGAGCACAGCAACTTTCGTCTTTATTTGAAAGAGAAGAAGCGCTTAAAGCATATAAAAAAGCCTTAGAACTTAATCCAGATTTACCACAGGCTTATTTTGGCATTGCTAAATTAATACTGGATGAAAATATTGGTGAACCAATTGATGATAAAGAAAAAGAGGAAAAACTTAAATCCTTAAAAAAGGCTGAGGAAAACATAAATAAAGCAATACTACTAGATGAAAACTATGCTGAAGCTTATGCCCTGAGGGCAAATATCATTTATAAAATAAAATGGCTTGTTGGTGAGGAAGAAGATGAAAAGGATTATAATGACAAAGTTTTGAAAGATATAAACAGGGCATTAGCTTTAAATGCTCCAAACAAATTGGAGTTATACAAGTTACAGGCATTTATATATATTGATAGGCTTCAAAATGCTGTTTTAGAACTAATTAAAGAGCGCAGATTTGCTGACTCTGAGCAGAAACTCATTGATGATTACATTAACAAAGCATTAAACGAAATTGAAAAAGCTGCTTCTTTTTGTAACAAGGAAGATTCAGGATGTCTGGCTCAGTTCTATAGACTGAAGGCCAACAGTGTCTACTATTTAGCCGAAAGGTATTATTCCTGGTTTGACGAGACAAAAGCTGATAAATATCTGGAACTGATGAAAAACTATGGTCAGAAAGCACAGGAAATAGAAGATCAAATAGAATTGCAGAAATATCAACAATATAAATTAGAAAAGGAAAAATTGCAGGAAGAAATCAAAGATATAGACCAGACAGAATATGGAAAAATTGAACATTATCTATATGAAGGAGGATGGGAAGAAAGGGTAACAGGTGTTTCCTTTAATGAGATTAAGGGGAAAAATGAAGAAGAACAGGAAAAAATTGCAAAACAGATAAAATCAAGAATTGAAAAGAAGATTGCTTCAGGGAATGCGACAGCAGAAGAGTATCTATTTATGTCCTTTCGTGTGGATTCACCATTAAAAGAAGATTACTTCAACAAAGGGATATCCCTTCTGGAAAAAAGAAATCCTCAGGGGATTGATGCGCTCCTGCTTGTGTACCTATGTCTTCTTTATAAGGAAGGAAATTATGATGTTAAGATGAGCTATATAAAAAAAGCAAAGGAGATTGTGGACAGAAACCTTCCCCAGGCACAAAAGTCATTGAGTATTGATGAATTTATGTCCTTAGTCTCAGAGATGGGGATGGTAACAGATGACGAAAGTCGCGTTAATGTTACTAAAAAACTTGGTAAGCTTAACAGACAGCAGGCAGAAGCCTTTTTCTGGTTTGGTTTTGCAGCACAGATTTCTTCGCGGAAAGCAGAGATATATGAAAAACTGGATTTGCTGCAAAAGGCACGTGAGGAATACCTATACCTATGCAATACTTTCAAAGATCAATCAGCATGCAAAAACGCTGAAAGACTAAAATAA
- a CDS encoding SHOCT domain-containing protein: MKERPKIAPVRPSPFASKITIVMLIIFLFFGVAIMADAPDETPFAFFRIIWIIACLAGIVYSIKNLSTYSDSKKKNIPITATDVVEIDESEIPEGMDFEKKLRKLEALRKDGLITDEEYRQKRKEIMDEKW, translated from the coding sequence ATGAAAGAAAGACCTAAAATAGCCCCTGTTAGACCCTCTCCCTTTGCTTCAAAAATAACGATTGTGATGCTTATAATATTTCTATTTTTTGGAGTAGCTATAATGGCCGATGCTCCTGATGAAACTCCTTTTGCCTTTTTTCGTATTATATGGATTATTGCATGTCTTGCAGGCATTGTATATTCAATTAAAAATCTCTCAACATATTCAGATTCAAAGAAAAAGAATATTCCTATCACTGCTACGGATGTAGTAGAGATAGATGAAAGTGAAATACCAGAAGGAATGGATTTTGAGAAAAAGCTCAGGAAACTTGAGGCTTTGAGAAAAGATGGACTTATAACTGATGAAGAGTACAGGCAAAAGCGTAAGGAGATTATGGATGAGAAGTGGTAA